In the Sphingobacterium sp. PCS056 genome, AATAATCAATTATATAACCACAAAAATCAATGAATCTATCCTTTATTAACATAGGAACAACGGAAATGGCACTTCTTGTTATCCCCCCTCTTCTAGTAGTCATTTATACCATCTACCATATTATAACCAATGATAATTTGTCTGGCAGTAAAAGAATTGTATGGCTAGTGGCAGTACTACTCTTGAATATTTTTGGATGTCTTTTCTATTTGTTACTAGGTAAAGATAAGGTTAAAGCTATATGAAATATCAATTTACATTACCTAATTTTTAAACGACAAATCAAGAAGATAGCAACTCAAATGCGTTTAATAATTCTGTGCCCATTAAAGGATTTCGCTCCTACATTCACAACTATAAATAAAATGAAAAAGTTATTATCCTTCATAATTATGACAACTGTGATATTTAGTTGTTTTGCTCAAAAACCAAAAAAAACTATAAAATATAGAAGAGCTGATACAGGTCGCTATACGACGAAATAATATAATTCAAAAAATCCTAAAACTACTATTAAGGAAACAAGGAAAAAGAAATAATACTAACAATTATAATCTAAAGTTATGATAGAAAACTTAATCCCAATCATCTTTACGTTGGTTCTAATTATTACTATTTACATAATTTATATAAAATCTCGAAGTTTACAGGACAAAAAAGAAACTGCTAGAAAAGAGTTAGAGCATAAACAGAGGCAGGAAATAGAGAATAAAGTAATCGATAGTATGGTGGCTATCATGAAAGATCGGATACTTTTTACACAAAAAATTATGGCCTCAGAAGGCAACAATAGTCTAAAAATCAGCGGCGAAGTTAAGGATATTATTGCCGATGAAGTTATGAATTTTCTTAACAGTTTAGAACCTGATATTACTGAATCATTGAGAAGTCTATATGCTGACAAAGCTCGAATGAAACAAATGTTGATAAAAAGAGGTAAGGAGGAATAATTGTATTAATAAAATTAAAGAAGAACTAGGTATGATCATTACCACTAAACGTGCGCTGAATCCTGTAGAGCATCAATAACCTGATTTCTCCATATGCCTCTATCCTTTTATTTGCAAATGTGAATCTGGCGAAGAGGTGCCTACAGAACATAGGCAGGCGATATGGGTAGACACATCTGAATTATTAAACTACACTGGACGGAAGCTGATTTGCCGATAGTTCGTGAATATTTGAGCGTATGACTGTTCGAATATACGAATCACTGATAACACAATCCTTATCAAATAAATTAAAGGAATTGCCTGCAAAGGAATTCTATATCAATAAAACATCACTTGTGTTCCTAACTATTTTCATAATCTTTTCATTTATAGTTTAATAATTATGGCTAAAAAAAGAAATAGGCCATAAACATATATCGCTTAAAACCGAAACATCTAAAAGTAAATTATGTTTAATCAAATTTGATTTTTTATTACATTATTAATCACATAGATTTAAATTGAAGTATTTTATTTCATTGCATCTCATATTTTAACCCCTTTTATGAATTATTCTTAATATGTTTATAAAGTAAATTTCATATTTTGAACCTTAGTTAAGGAATTACGTTAGTAGAATCAACGACATGGAGTTGCTAACTTAGTCAGCAGATGAAGCTAACAACTCCATATTGATCATTACCCTAGGTAATAAGTCAAAAAAATAACAATCCTCGGTCCTTCCCTAACTTGGTGGTTGATGATCATCGTAACGGTATTCAAGACGATCTAACGACCTTATATTCCCCTCTTTATCCTTACTGTAAAAGATCGCCATTTTTCTCCTGAAAAGCAAGAGTGTCCCGTTCTCCTCTGCACCAGACCAAACGCAGGAATAATGTTTTATAGCCTGTAATATCTTTGCATGAGCAGGCTTTTGTGGACTCAACGATTCAAGATCAGTAATGCCTCCTTTCCAAAGAACAATAAATTGCACGAGGATCGAATCTTGTGTGGTTTTTACAGGAGGTTTAATGGCTTGTAAACCCATATTATTTGCTAATTTTTTGATGTAATCTTCTTCTCCTGCAAATGGTTTGGATTCCGATTTTGCACGGTGGTGGATATCATAAATAGCACTATTGAATTTTTCCTCATAACAAGGCGCTTCGGGATCGAAATCCATAGGGTAATCGAAGATCATATCAGCCTTTAGCGTTGATCTAAATGATTTTTCAGGAAAATAATCATATGGATACCCTTCATCGACAAGATGTATGAAATAACGTTCACCTCCAGCAAAAGGGATACGATCGACTTTCACTTCTTGCAACCCCTTGAGGTCGAAATAATATAAAGGGAAATGATCCTGGATAATAAGTCCCGGGTTTTGAATATTACAAAAGTCATTACGCCAATGAATGACGACATCTTTAATCGGTAGACCGGTATACTTCTTAACAATCTCGGGTATTGTCATGCGGTTGGCAAAAAAATCTTCCTCCGTATCTATATGTATAGAACCTTTATAGACAATACCGTCAATTAGGGTGTCTTGTTCTGATCTCTTGATATTGGTATATTGTTCTGTTAATGATGACCGTACGATATATGGGCTCACCTGTATATTATTGATAAAATATGCAGGGTCGTTGGCATATTCATCAGGCGGTGAAGGTGGATACCATGGTGTATGAAAATATACGACACCTTCATACATAGTCTTTATGGATGAAGTATAATTGAATACGCGTCCTAACCTCGCCTCTGGATAATTGAGCAGCTCCTGCTTTTCAATGATACCACCGTTTAAGATAAAAACATAATTTTCAAATGTTCCATATTGCTTTGGATATAATAGCGTGCTGTTCGGAGCGTAAGTCCTGAACTGCTGGGACCGTGCGACGTGCATGTTTACCAGCATGATAACGAAAAGTAAAAGGAATTTTATAGAGGCTGTGGTCATAGATTTTTCTAAATTAAATAATGTTTTAGCGATATTTAAGACTATCTAGCGACCGGATATCTCCTTTTTGATCCTTACTATAAAAGAGAACCATTTTTCGGCGACATAGGACTGGCCTCCCCCCCTGGACGGCAGGAGTCCATCCACAGGCATTTTTTTTGAAAGCGGTAAGTATAACTTCATGACCAGGTTTATCTAAATCTGGACTTTCTAACGCGGTAATCATACCATCTTTGAGTACGATAAACTGGACCGTGATAGAATCTGTTTTCGTAGTGGAACTGGGTTTAGCCAAAGGGATTCCCGTTGTGGATGATAATTTCTTGAGATAAAAATTTAAACCTTTGTACGTTGAAGCATCTACTTCTGGCCTGATAAAAATTTGTTCGTCTTTCTGATGAAAATCTGATAGATAACACGGATAAACTGTATTTAGAGCCAAAGGATCTTCAAAAATTAAAGTGCCTTTAGGCAAACTCTGTCTATAGCTGTCGTCGAGAATGTGAATAACATACCGCTCTCTTTCAGCAAAGCGAACACGGTCTACCTCTATTTTATTAACGGATAAATCGCGAATTTTGAATGAATACAGCGGAAAATGATTTCCAATGATCGTACCGATATCATCCTCATTGCGATACTCGTCTTGGGTATTTCGCCAATGGATGATAACCTCTTCTGGCGATAAATCGGTATACTTCTCGATAAAATCGGGCAAAGAAATACGGTCTGCAAAAAAATCCTCATCGGAATCCACATGTACAGAACCGCGGTACAGAACACCATTTATCGTAGTATCGTTGGTCGACTTCACAAGGCTGATATAAGCTTTAATTTTGGTCAAACGGATCTGATAAGGACTGACCTGCCTTCCATTGATGAAATATGCCGGCTGATCAGCATATCGAACTGGAGGGGCGAACCGTTGTTCACTATGGAAATATACTGCTCCAGGATAGCGTTGCCCTTCTAGCGTAAGGGGGTATGGAAAAATGTTATTCAGTTGTGCTTCCGGATTATTGACTAATGCTTCCTTTCCAATAACCTTTCCATTAAGCACAAAGGCATAATGTTCAAATGTCGCATATTTTTTAGGCAACAACTCGGCACGATCAGAAGTATTGGAGTATATGGACTGAGAAAAAACCACTAACCCAGATAAAACTAAAATAAAAAGTAGGATATATTTGTTCATTGAATACATTTTATGACCTGTTCGTTGTTTGCTACACTGCATATTCATCCCAATTAGGATTAAATAGTATCTTTTTGGTTAGTTGCTTCACGTTATATCATTAATCTCCTCCTAAAATAATACTAAAAAAGTTATTGATCATGATTAAATAAATAAAAGCCATTCTTGGCAGAATGGCTTTTCATGATCTTGATAAAAGGTGATATATCTTATAGGCAGTTAAAAATGAAAAGACTACCAATTTAGCTCATAATTTGTGCTTCTGCCACCCGAATCTGCTTTAATTAGAATACCTTTATGAACTAAATCTGTAATATCTCGTAATGCGGTATCAGCCGATACCTTGGTCATCTTTGCCCATTTTGATGAAGTCAGATTTCCTTCAAAATTATCCATTAATTTATTCAACATCATACGTTGCCTTTCATTACTGATATGAACACTGTTTTGCATCCAAAAGTGATGTTTTCCCACGACTTTATCTATTATCGTATTCGAAGCAATAATAGCTTCTTTAAGGCATTTTAAAAACCAAACTAACCAATTGGTAATATCAGAATCTCCTTTTTGCGTTTTCTCTAGAATCGTATAATATTCCTTACGTTCTTGTTTAATTTGCGCAGACATACTATAAAAGCGTTGATTGACACCATCCGCTTTCGATAGTTGCATATCTGTCAATGCACGAGCGATACGTCCGTTTCCATCATCAAATGGA is a window encoding:
- a CDS encoding PLDc N-terminal domain-containing protein; amino-acid sequence: MALLVIPPLLVVIYTIYHIITNDNLSGSKRIVWLVAVLLLNIFGCLFYLLLGKDKVKAI